The following are encoded in a window of Nitrospinota bacterium genomic DNA:
- a CDS encoding chorismate-binding protein has product MVRFFEKLPDNTEDDLNLYDSFFMITDTIIIFDNISQKMKIVSNVFLDGKDQREAYESAKSKINSIISKLNQPLKKRKRKKTTKKNINFSSNFTIEEFKKAVMKSKEYIESGDIIQTVLAQRLETEIEIDPFDIYRALRTINPSPYMYYLKFGDLKIVGSSPEVMVRKEDRKVELRPIAGTRPRGKTEEEDKRLMEELLGDPKERAEHVMLVDLGRNDLGRVSRIGTVNVNEFMVIEKYSHVMHIVSNVRGELEEGKDSFEVIRACFPAGTVSGAPKIRAMEIIEELEPTKRGPYAGAIGYFGFSGNMETCITIRTAFVIGKTLYLGVGAGIVADSKPENEYKETMNKAKAMIKAVEMASQGLR; this is encoded by the coding sequence ATATGGTAAGGTTTTTTGAGAAATTGCCAGATAATACAGAGGACGATTTGAATCTCTATGACTCCTTTTTTATGATTACTGATACAATCATTATCTTTGATAATATTAGTCAAAAGATGAAGATTGTTTCTAATGTTTTTCTGGATGGTAAAGATCAAAGAGAGGCTTATGAATCAGCCAAAAGTAAGATAAATAGTATCATATCAAAGTTGAATCAGCCGTTAAAGAAGAGAAAAAGAAAGAAAACCACAAAGAAAAATATTAACTTCTCTTCAAATTTTACAATCGAAGAGTTTAAAAAAGCAGTTATGAAATCCAAGGAATATATTGAATCAGGAGATATCATCCAAACTGTTTTAGCGCAGAGATTAGAGACAGAAATAGAAATAGATCCTTTTGATATTTACAGAGCATTAAGAACAATAAATCCTTCACCTTATATGTATTATTTGAAATTCGGCGATTTAAAAATCGTTGGTTCTTCACCTGAGGTTATGGTAAGAAAAGAAGATCGAAAGGTTGAACTAAGACCTATAGCAGGAACAAGGCCAAGAGGGAAAACCGAGGAGGAGGATAAGAGATTAATGGAAGAACTTTTGGGTGATCCAAAGGAAAGAGCAGAGCACGTTATGCTAGTTGATCTGGGCAGAAATGATTTGGGAAGGGTTTCAAGAATTGGTACAGTTAATGTAAACGAATTTATGGTTATAGAAAAGTATTCTCATGTGATGCATATTGTTTCAAATGTTAGGGGTGAATTGGAAGAGGGAAAGGATAGCTTTGAAGTGATAAGGGCATGTTTCCCCGCAGGAACAGTTTCTGGTGCACCAAAAATAAGGGCTATGGAAATCATCGAAGAACTTGAACCTACTAAAAGAGGTCCCTATGCAGGGGCAATTGGGTATTTTGGATTCTCAGGTAATATGGAAACCTGTATTACTATAAGAACAGCTTTTGTTATCGGGAAAACCCTCTATTTAGGGGTAGGGGCTGGTATTGTTGCTGATTCCAAACCTGAGAACGAGTATAAAGAGACGATGAATAAAGCCAAAGCTATGATAAAGGCTGTTGAAATGGCAAGCCAAGGATTAAGATAA
- a CDS encoding phosphoribosylanthranilate isomerase, translating to MVKIKICGITNLEDALFAAECGADALGFVQYKKSPRYIEKKRAKEIIEKLPPFIKTVGVFVNSDLNVILETASNCSFDLVQLHGDEDLKFCKEIKKKIRLIKAFRIKNRDSIKDISKFSSLVNTFLIDTHLEGKYGGTGICFDWSIVREAKKYGNIILAGGLNRENISLVLRNIKPYGVDVSSGVEISPGVKDKKKVEAFIKTIKEMER from the coding sequence ATGGTTAAAATCAAGATATGTGGAATAACCAATCTAGAAGATGCTTTATTTGCTGCTGAATGTGGGGCTGATGCATTAGGTTTTGTGCAGTATAAAAAAAGCCCCAGATATATAGAAAAAAAAAGAGCAAAGGAAATTATTGAAAAGTTGCCTCCTTTTATTAAAACAGTCGGGGTTTTTGTAAATTCAGATTTAAATGTCATATTAGAGACGGCCAGTAATTGCAGTTTTGATCTTGTGCAACTCCATGGTGATGAGGATCTAAAATTCTGTAAAGAAATCAAAAAAAAGATTAGATTAATTAAAGCTTTTAGAATAAAGAATAGAGATTCAATAAAAGATATTTCGAAGTTTTCTTCTCTAGTTAATACATTTTTAATAGATACTCATTTAGAAGGGAAATATGGGGGAACAGGTATTTGTTTTGATTGGAGTATAGTCCGTGAGGCAAAAAAATATGGTAATATAATATTGGCTGGAGGATTAAATAGAGAAAATATTTCTCTTGTTTTAAGGAATATAAAGCCTTATGGGGTTGATGTAAGTAGCGGCGTAGAGATAAGTCCCGGTGTAAAGGATAAAAAAAAGGTAGAAGCTTTTATAAAAACTATTAAAGAAATGGAGAGATAA
- a CDS encoding aminodeoxychorismate/anthranilate synthase component II produces the protein MILMIDNYDSFTYNLVQYLGELGERVVVYRNDKITLREIEKLKPKRIVISPGPCTPKEAGISVDVVRHLKGKAPILGVCLGHQCIGYAFGGKIIRAKRLMHGKTSMIHHDKKSIYKGLNNPFVATRYHSLIIEKKSLPSELEISSYSEDNEIMGIRHKKFKIEGIQFHPESILTEEGKRLLENFLQID, from the coding sequence ATGATACTCATGATAGATAATTATGATTCTTTTACCTATAATCTCGTTCAGTATTTAGGAGAATTAGGAGAAAGAGTTGTTGTGTATAGAAATGATAAGATTACCTTGAGAGAAATAGAGAAATTGAAGCCTAAAAGGATAGTGATTTCCCCTGGTCCTTGCACCCCTAAAGAGGCTGGGATATCTGTGGATGTTGTGAGGCATTTAAAGGGTAAGGCACCGATTCTAGGGGTATGCCTTGGTCATCAGTGTATTGGTTATGCCTTTGGAGGAAAAATAATTCGGGCAAAGAGATTAATGCATGGCAAAACCTCTATGATTCACCATGATAAAAAATCTATTTATAAAGGGTTAAATAATCCCTTTGTGGCAACTCGATATCATTCTCTCATTATAGAAAAGAAGTCTCTTCCCTCTGAATTGGAAATCAGTTCTTATTCTGAAGACAATGAAATAATGGGAATAAGACATAAGAAGTTTAAAATAGAAGGAATTCAGTTCCACCCTGAATCTATTCTCACGGAAGAGGGAAAAAGGCTTTTAGAGAATTTTTTGCAAATAGATTAA
- the trpD gene encoding anthranilate phosphoribosyltransferase: MILDAISKAVDMKDLTREEASLVMEEIMSGKATDSQIASFLTALRIKNVTVEELIGFVKVMREKAESIPTKEKVTEGMSDTSREMLVDTCGTGGDARGTFNVSTATTFVVVGSGIRVAKHGNRSVSSFCGSADVIESLGINLELNPEQVGRCIDEVGIGFLFAPLLHKAMKHVMTARKDIKIRTVFNILGPLTNPAKANAQLLGVFNGDLTEKMAYVLKEFDCKGALIVHGMDGLDEITNTSDTKITQLKDKKIKTFYVKPEDFGIERASMQDIQGGDVKENTKIILNILKGKKGPKRDIVLLNAGAGIMVAGKAESIREGINISEEVVDSGKAMEKLKKLIELSNKLK; this comes from the coding sequence ATGATATTAGATGCAATATCAAAGGCTGTGGATATGAAGGATTTAACGAGAGAAGAGGCATCCTTGGTAATGGAAGAAATTATGTCAGGAAAAGCTACCGATTCTCAGATAGCATCCTTTCTTACTGCTCTCAGGATTAAGAATGTAACAGTAGAAGAATTAATCGGTTTTGTTAAGGTTATGAGAGAAAAAGCAGAGAGCATTCCTACAAAAGAGAAGGTTACAGAAGGTATGTCTGACACGAGCAGGGAGATGCTTGTGGATACGTGTGGAACAGGAGGAGATGCAAGAGGAACATTCAATGTTTCTACAGCCACGACTTTTGTTGTTGTAGGGTCAGGAATAAGAGTGGCAAAACATGGCAACAGGTCTGTTTCTAGTTTTTGCGGAAGCGCTGATGTTATTGAATCTTTAGGAATAAATCTAGAACTCAATCCTGAACAAGTGGGGAGGTGCATTGATGAGGTTGGGATAGGATTTTTGTTTGCTCCTCTGCTGCATAAGGCAATGAAGCATGTCATGACTGCAAGAAAGGATATTAAAATAAGAACAGTCTTTAATATCCTTGGTCCCCTTACTAATCCCGCAAAGGCAAATGCCCAGCTTCTTGGTGTCTTTAATGGAGATCTAACAGAAAAAATGGCTTATGTATTAAAAGAGTTTGATTGTAAAGGGGCGCTCATTGTCCATGGAATGGACGGATTAGATGAGATAACAAATACAAGTGATACAAAGATTACACAATTAAAGGATAAGAAAATAAAAACATTCTATGTAAAACCAGAAGATTTTGGAATAGAAAGGGCATCAATGCAGGATATACAGGGAGGGGATGTAAAGGAAAATACTAAAATTATTCTTAATATCCTTAAAGGTAAAAAAGGACCAAAAAGAGATATTGTTCTTTTAAATGCTGGAGCAGGGATAATGGTTGCAGGAAAAGCAGAGTCAATAAGAGAAGGAATTAATATATCAGAGGAGGTTGTTGATTCTGGTAAGGCAATGGAGAAGCTCAAAAAATTGATAGAATTATCTAATAAATTGAAATAA
- the trpC gene encoding indole-3-glycerol phosphate synthase TrpC, whose translation MLKKIVDYKRKEIKESKASISFSEIKKRLKDVNAATRDFKKALLDNGKRTRIIAEIKKASPSRGIISKDFKPIDIAKIYENNGAKAISVLTEKKFFEGDLKFISQIKKEVSLPILRKDFIIDPYQIYETRLFGGDAILLIVSILDQKQLKDFISLSKELSMECLVEVHNDLEMEGALKSDCSIIGINNRDLKTFKTDINTTLRLIKKIPIDRIVVSESGIERREDIALLKDAGVHAFLIGEALIKENNIAHKLRYLIDNS comes from the coding sequence ATGTTAAAAAAGATAGTTGATTATAAAAGAAAAGAGATCAAAGAATCTAAAGCTTCTATCTCGTTTTCAGAAATAAAGAAAAGACTCAAAGATGTTAACGCAGCAACCAGAGATTTTAAAAAAGCTCTTTTAGACAATGGAAAAAGAACAAGAATTATTGCTGAAATAAAAAAGGCATCTCCATCAAGAGGCATTATAAGTAAAGATTTTAAACCTATTGATATAGCCAAAATATATGAAAATAATGGTGCTAAAGCAATATCTGTCTTAACAGAAAAAAAATTTTTTGAAGGAGATTTAAAATTTATTTCCCAAATAAAAAAAGAAGTTAGTCTTCCTATTTTAAGAAAAGACTTTATTATTGATCCTTATCAGATTTATGAGACAAGGCTTTTTGGTGGAGATGCAATACTATTAATTGTCTCTATCCTGGATCAAAAACAGCTTAAGGATTTTATTTCTTTGAGCAAAGAGTTGAGTATGGAGTGTCTTGTAGAGGTTCATAATGATTTAGAAATGGAGGGGGCATTAAAGAGTGACTGTTCAATTATTGGTATAAATAACAGAGACTTAAAGACATTTAAGACCGATATAAATACAACTTTAAGACTCATAAAGAAGATTCCAATTGATAGAATAGTAGTGAGTGAAAGCGGAATTGAAAGAAGAGAAGATATTGCATTACTCAAAGATGCTGGTGTCCATGCCTTTCTTATTGGTGAAGCATTGATAAAAGAAAATAATATTGCTCATAAATTGAGATATTTAATAGATAATTCTTAA